The Planococcus versutus genome contains a region encoding:
- a CDS encoding DUF2759 domain-containing protein, whose product MSWMLVVIFGLIAILAAIGTVQTLKNKEVLGFLFNFGTLVIFGGFAIATLITQGYPPAL is encoded by the coding sequence ATGAGTTGGATGTTAGTAGTTATTTTTGGACTTATTGCAATTCTTGCAGCAATCGGCACTGTACAAACGCTCAAAAATAAAGAAGTTCTAGGTTTTCTTTTTAACTTTGGGACATTGGTAATTTTTGGCGGCTTTGCTATTGCTACACTTATCACACAAGGTTATCCACCCGCTCTTTAA
- the comGD gene encoding competence type IV pilus minor pilin ComGD, with protein MPNLKEQGFTLLEMLLVLAVLMTVVLIVIPSYQNYTIRKEEKRFFELFQQDIYFAQSQTHATTQTAKVVFREKKESYEIFTDIQTIVLSRKIPKSIQLKKTSNLTEIYFNSNGTVVQSGTLRFATSSGEKAVTVHLGGGRVVFSE; from the coding sequence CTGCCAAACCTTAAAGAGCAAGGATTCACCTTACTGGAGATGCTTTTAGTGTTAGCGGTATTAATGACCGTTGTTTTGATTGTTATTCCAAGTTATCAAAATTATACGATCAGAAAAGAAGAAAAACGTTTTTTTGAGCTTTTTCAACAAGATATCTACTTTGCACAAAGTCAAACTCATGCTACAACTCAAACAGCCAAAGTGGTTTTTAGAGAAAAAAAAGAAAGTTATGAAATCTTTACAGATATTCAAACGATTGTTCTATCCAGAAAGATACCTAAATCAATTCAACTAAAAAAAACTAGCAATCTCACTGAAATTTACTTTAATTCAAACGGTACAGTTGTTCAATCTGGAACACTGCGATTTGCTACAAGCAGTGGAGAAAAAGCAGTGACCGTTCATCTCGGGGGAGGGAGAGTGGTGTTTTCTGAATGA
- a CDS encoding MBL fold metallo-hydrolase: protein MLKIDQLELGPIQTNCYIISDNQKNCLIFDPGEESAKIKALVKKKSLTPLAILLTHAHFDHIGAVDDIREYYSVPVYLHHLEKDWLSRPNLNGSGKYAEVPDYRIKDADVLLTDQKTLQIDSFEMDLFHTPGHSPGSVSYSFGKEGFAIVGDTIFRGSIGRTDLIEGSEKKLLQSIQESLLTLSEHMILYPGHGPETTPAQEKKSNPFLVGL, encoded by the coding sequence ATGTTGAAAATTGACCAACTAGAGCTGGGACCTATCCAGACAAACTGTTACATTATTTCGGATAATCAGAAAAATTGCTTGATTTTCGATCCAGGAGAAGAAAGTGCAAAAATTAAAGCATTGGTGAAAAAGAAAAGTTTAACACCACTTGCGATTTTATTGACGCATGCTCATTTTGATCATATTGGAGCAGTAGATGACATCCGCGAATATTATTCGGTTCCTGTTTATTTGCATCACTTAGAAAAAGACTGGCTTAGCCGTCCGAATTTAAACGGTTCAGGAAAATACGCAGAAGTACCTGATTATCGAATAAAAGACGCGGATGTGTTATTGACAGATCAAAAGACTTTGCAAATCGATTCTTTTGAAATGGATCTTTTTCATACGCCGGGACATTCGCCGGGCAGTGTCAGTTATTCATTTGGCAAAGAAGGATTTGCAATTGTTGGAGATACGATATTCCGTGGAAGTATTGGTCGGACTGACTTGATCGAAGGCTCTGAGAAAAAGCTTTTACAGTCGATACAAGAGTCGCTATTGACACTCTCTGAACACATGATTCTTTATCCAGGACATGGCCCAGAAACGACGCCAGCGCAAGAAAAGAAAAGCAATCCATTTTTGGTTGGATTATAA
- the comGA gene encoding competence type IV pilus ATPase ComGA gives MQSIIERRCVDLLHDAAKKGTTDIHIKPEPSCYTVSYRSFQNLRQVTQLPFDLGDRMIAYFKYLSLLDMSEKRKPQTGSFQLAINDLSHYFRISTLPSVLTKESIVIRIMPDDTAQSIHQLAAFRDSAHLLEKLSEASQGLILFTGPTGCGKSTTLYSLLKHCAEKLNRNIITLEDPVERKNQAILQIQVNEKAGLSYATGLKAILRHDPDIIMIGEIRDAETAQIAVRAALTGHLVFSTIHARHSVGCLHRLYDLGISFEEMAQTLIAVSAQKIIPMFSEIGQTEPCYRALYEILEGQRLEQALSSASDKKAYALPSHLSFDGQVKEGVKIGAIEASYAVKQDPSS, from the coding sequence ATGCAATCAATTATCGAGCGTCGCTGTGTTGATCTTTTGCACGATGCGGCAAAAAAAGGCACTACAGACATCCACATTAAACCCGAACCATCCTGCTATACTGTTTCTTATCGTTCGTTCCAAAACTTGCGACAAGTGACACAACTCCCCTTTGATTTAGGTGATCGCATGATTGCTTATTTCAAATATTTATCCCTTCTGGACATGAGTGAAAAAAGAAAACCCCAAACCGGTTCTTTTCAGCTTGCCATCAACGACTTATCCCATTATTTTCGAATTTCAACCTTGCCATCGGTTTTAACAAAAGAAAGCATCGTCATTCGTATTATGCCAGACGATACAGCACAATCGATTCATCAATTAGCTGCTTTTCGTGATTCAGCACATTTGCTTGAGAAGTTATCTGAAGCGTCTCAAGGGTTAATTTTATTTACGGGTCCGACTGGATGTGGAAAATCAACGACGTTGTATTCTTTATTAAAGCATTGTGCTGAAAAACTCAATCGAAACATTATTACACTTGAAGATCCTGTAGAGCGAAAAAATCAAGCGATTTTACAAATTCAAGTAAATGAAAAAGCGGGGCTCAGCTATGCAACTGGGTTAAAAGCGATTTTACGTCATGACCCTGACATCATTATGATTGGAGAAATTCGTGATGCAGAAACGGCTCAAATTGCAGTACGTGCTGCATTAACTGGACATTTAGTGTTTTCGACTATTCACGCTAGACATTCTGTTGGCTGTTTGCATCGGTTATATGATCTCGGTATTTCATTTGAAGAGATGGCTCAAACCTTAATCGCTGTTTCGGCTCAAAAAATTATTCCAATGTTTTCTGAAATCGGACAAACAGAGCCTTGTTACCGTGCACTTTATGAAATTTTAGAAGGACAAAGATTAGAGCAAGCCTTATCTTCGGCTAGTGATAAAAAAGCATATGCTTTGCCCAGTCATTTATCATTTGATGGACAAGTAAAAGAAGGAGTGAAAATTGGTGCCATTGAGGCTTCCTATGCAGTCAAACAAGATCCGTCTTCATGA
- a CDS encoding lipoate--protein ligase family protein has translation MALDEALLTWHSEGLIPPVIRFYSWQPAALSIGYFQKVEKEIDMEAVDRLGLGFVRRPTGGRGVLHEHELTYSIIVSEAYPGMPETVTEVYRALSEGLLKGFHNLGLDASFSVPDTEDQRTDLKKPKSAVCFDAPSWYEMVVEGKKVAGSAQTRQKGVILQHGAILLDLDAEKLLSVFKFSSETAKERMRLKIPEKAVAINLLSEQPVTQEQCIRAFKAGFEQALSINFTPFQLTAQQLEEVKTIEQKKYANSEWNFRV, from the coding sequence ATGGCGTTAGACGAAGCCTTGCTAACATGGCATAGTGAAGGACTTATTCCACCTGTGATTCGTTTTTACAGTTGGCAACCAGCAGCTCTTTCAATCGGCTATTTTCAAAAAGTAGAAAAAGAAATCGATATGGAAGCAGTAGATCGGCTTGGACTGGGATTTGTTCGTCGACCAACTGGTGGCAGAGGTGTTCTTCATGAACATGAACTTACATATAGTATTATTGTGAGCGAAGCTTATCCGGGTATGCCTGAAACAGTCACAGAGGTCTACCGGGCATTGAGTGAAGGTTTATTAAAAGGTTTTCACAACTTAGGATTAGATGCTTCCTTTTCGGTGCCTGATACAGAAGATCAGCGAACGGATTTGAAAAAGCCAAAATCAGCTGTTTGTTTTGATGCGCCAAGCTGGTATGAAATGGTCGTTGAAGGCAAGAAAGTAGCAGGAAGTGCTCAAACGCGCCAAAAAGGAGTTATCTTGCAACACGGTGCCATTTTGCTTGACTTGGACGCTGAAAAACTTTTATCGGTTTTTAAATTTTCAAGTGAAACGGCGAAAGAGCGGATGCGTCTTAAAATCCCAGAAAAAGCCGTTGCTATTAATTTACTAAGCGAGCAGCCAGTCACACAAGAACAATGCATCCGAGCTTTTAAAGCTGGATTTGAACAGGCTTTATCGATCAACTTTACTCCATTCCAACTAACTGCTCAACAACTTGAAGAAGTCAAGACCATTGAACAAAAAAAATATGCGAATTCTGAATGGAATTTTCGCGTGTAG
- the comGB gene encoding competence type IV pilus assembly protein ComGB, translating into MQSNKIRLHDREQFLTRLAVLMKEGYLLPVALSLLLPMHTQKLELALSGIAGILKSGGNAAEILKFLGFNDHVLFPIEIAEYHGRLPESIDSIAKSFARTEQVQKKLKNILIYPVSLLIFTSILFLFFRTSYVPNLTEMMKSLQSGSEESGVPAYLLSLPDFFIALFVSFAFSIYVFRLVLKRQVIQKQITWLLAIPILRRFMKLYWSHLLARELGTLLHSGISMQESLDLLQRQNYHKIIQYMANLSHEELLMGQSFSMSLERFSFISKDMAAFIRHGEQTGYLGKEMILYSEVLMERIEQQTQQLLRIIQPSFFIIIAICIVGAYLAILMPMYNLVHTI; encoded by the coding sequence ATGCAGTCAAACAAGATCCGTCTTCATGATCGTGAGCAGTTCTTGACGCGTTTAGCTGTCTTAATGAAAGAAGGATATTTGTTGCCAGTTGCCTTAAGCCTATTGTTGCCGATGCATACTCAAAAGCTAGAACTAGCATTGAGTGGCATCGCTGGAATTTTAAAAAGTGGTGGCAATGCTGCTGAAATTCTAAAATTTTTAGGGTTCAACGATCATGTGTTGTTTCCAATAGAAATTGCAGAATACCATGGACGTTTGCCAGAATCTATCGACAGCATTGCGAAAAGTTTTGCACGAACAGAACAAGTGCAAAAAAAGTTGAAAAATATACTCATTTATCCAGTATCGCTATTGATATTCACTTCTATCTTGTTTTTATTTTTTCGAACCAGTTATGTTCCAAATTTAACTGAGATGATGAAATCGCTGCAATCAGGAAGCGAAGAAAGTGGAGTTCCAGCTTATTTGTTAAGTTTGCCCGATTTTTTTATTGCGCTCTTTGTAAGTTTTGCTTTTTCAATTTACGTCTTTAGACTAGTGCTTAAAAGACAAGTGATTCAAAAACAAATTACTTGGTTACTAGCTATACCTATTTTGCGAAGATTTATGAAATTATACTGGTCGCATTTGTTGGCTCGTGAGTTAGGAACTTTATTGCATAGTGGAATTTCAATGCAAGAATCACTAGATTTATTGCAACGCCAAAATTATCACAAAATCATTCAGTACATGGCGAATTTATCCCATGAAGAGTTATTGATGGGGCAGTCATTTTCAATGTCGCTGGAACGTTTTTCATTTATTTCTAAAGACATGGCAGCTTTTATTCGACACGGTGAACAAACAGGATATTTGGGTAAAGAAATGATTCTTTACAGCGAAGTACTAATGGAAAGAATTGAACAACAAACGCAACAATTATTACGAATTATTCAACCTAGCTTTTTTATCATAATTGCTATTTGCATAGTAGGTGCTTATTTAGCAATTTTGATGCCAATGTACAACTTAGTTCATACCATATAA
- the gcvPB gene encoding aminomethyl-transferring glycine dehydrogenase subunit GcvPB: MHKDNQALIFELTKEGRIGYSLPTLDVPEVDLSELLPADLIRTEVAELPEVSELDIMRHYTALSNRNHGVDSGFYPLGSCTMKYNPKINESVARFPGFANIHPLQDEKTVQGALELMFDLQEHLKEITGMDEVTLQPAAGAHGEWTGLMMIRAYHESRGDLKRTKVIVPDSAHGTNPASATVAGFETVTVKSSDQGLVDLEDLKRVIGDDTAALMLTNPNTLGLFEEQILEMAAIVHEVGGKLYYDGANLNAVMSKARPGDMGFDVVHLNLHKTFTGPHGGGGPGSGPVGVKKDLLPYLPKPLLVKKDDAYTFDYNRPESIGRVKPYYGNFGINVRAYTYIRSMGPDGLKAVTEYAVLNANYMMRKLQPHFDLPYDRHCKHEFVLSGRRQKKLGVRTLDMAKRLLDFGYHPPTIYFPLNVEEGMMIEPTETESKETLDAFIDALIQIAKEVEDNPEIVQNAPHTTVINRLDETKAARKPVLRYYKTE, from the coding sequence ATGCATAAGGACAACCAAGCGCTAATTTTTGAATTAACAAAAGAAGGCCGCATCGGCTATAGCTTGCCAACACTTGACGTACCTGAAGTTGATTTGAGCGAGTTATTACCAGCTGATTTAATTCGTACAGAAGTAGCAGAACTGCCAGAAGTATCAGAACTTGATATCATGCGTCATTACACAGCCTTATCAAACCGTAACCACGGTGTAGATTCAGGTTTTTATCCACTCGGTTCTTGTACGATGAAGTACAATCCAAAAATTAATGAATCTGTTGCGCGTTTCCCCGGATTTGCAAACATTCATCCGTTACAAGATGAAAAAACAGTTCAAGGAGCTCTTGAATTGATGTTTGATTTACAAGAACATTTGAAAGAAATTACTGGGATGGACGAAGTAACATTGCAGCCGGCTGCAGGCGCACACGGTGAGTGGACAGGCTTGATGATGATTCGGGCTTACCATGAGTCACGTGGCGATTTAAAACGAACAAAAGTTATTGTTCCAGATTCGGCACATGGCACAAATCCTGCTTCAGCAACTGTTGCTGGATTTGAGACGGTAACGGTTAAATCGAGTGATCAAGGACTTGTGGATTTAGAAGATTTGAAGCGTGTTATTGGAGACGATACAGCGGCGTTAATGTTGACCAACCCAAATACACTCGGTTTATTTGAAGAACAAATTTTAGAAATGGCAGCGATTGTTCATGAAGTTGGTGGGAAACTGTATTACGACGGTGCCAACTTGAACGCGGTTATGTCAAAGGCTCGTCCTGGTGACATGGGCTTTGATGTGGTTCACTTGAACTTGCATAAAACGTTCACAGGACCTCATGGTGGCGGTGGTCCGGGATCAGGTCCAGTAGGCGTAAAAAAAGATTTACTGCCGTATTTGCCAAAACCACTATTAGTAAAAAAAGATGATGCTTATACGTTTGACTACAACCGTCCAGAGTCAATTGGTCGTGTTAAACCATACTATGGTAACTTCGGTATTAACGTACGCGCCTATACGTACATTCGGTCAATGGGACCAGATGGCTTAAAGGCAGTCACAGAATATGCTGTGTTGAACGCCAACTACATGATGCGTAAATTACAGCCTCATTTTGATTTGCCATACGATCGTCATTGCAAGCATGAATTTGTCTTAAGTGGACGTCGCCAGAAAAAATTGGGCGTCCGTACATTAGACATGGCCAAACGCTTGCTTGACTTTGGCTATCATCCGCCAACAATCTACTTCCCATTAAACGTTGAAGAAGGCATGATGATTGAACCAACTGAAACCGAATCTAAAGAAACATTGGATGCGTTTATCGATGCACTGATTCAAATTGCCAAAGAAGTTGAAGATAATCCGGAAATTGTTCAAAATGCACCGCATACGACAGTCATCAACCGCTTAGATGAAACAAAAGCGGCACGTAAGCCTGTGCTTCGTTACTATAAAACTGAATAG
- the comGF gene encoding competence type IV pilus minor pilin ComGF, whose protein sequence is MHQVRQLDDKGFTFLTALFDLFVLMLILPLIVLFFSFMIRFTEDLDPHEAEWRLFAIDLQNYLHQSDSIEVINGGNGIRVVQKGEEFDIELYTNMVRKQKNRKGHEVMLTRIYQSQFSISGDSLQIRVEFSTGTIEEAEYVFTSAP, encoded by the coding sequence ATGCATCAAGTAAGACAATTGGATGACAAAGGATTTACCTTTTTAACGGCGCTTTTCGATTTGTTTGTACTTATGCTTATATTGCCGCTCATCGTCTTATTTTTTAGCTTTATGATTCGATTTACAGAGGACTTGGATCCGCATGAGGCAGAATGGCGATTGTTTGCAATTGATTTGCAAAACTACTTGCATCAAAGTGACTCGATTGAAGTTATAAATGGAGGTAACGGAATTCGTGTTGTCCAAAAAGGAGAGGAATTTGATATCGAACTTTACACAAATATGGTTCGTAAACAAAAAAATAGAAAAGGCCATGAAGTTATGTTGACACGAATCTACCAAAGTCAATTTTCGATAAGCGGCGATAGCTTACAAATTCGCGTAGAATTTTCAACTGGAACAATAGAAGAGGCTGAATATGTTTTTACGTCAGCTCCGTAA
- a CDS encoding DUF2626 domain-containing protein, translated as MNNMFKLMGWWTGIFAVLFYVGDMVEVSLLMVANTGIFVLLGFLNISERMYLYIFGAYLTIFFVGFTYYSTFIHVPGAGH; from the coding sequence ATGAATAATATGTTCAAATTAATGGGATGGTGGACTGGAATATTTGCAGTTCTCTTTTATGTTGGCGATATGGTTGAAGTATCATTGCTAATGGTAGCGAATACCGGTATTTTTGTTCTTCTTGGATTTTTAAATATTTCTGAACGCATGTATTTGTATATTTTTGGTGCTTATTTAACAATCTTTTTCGTAGGCTTTACTTATTACTCTACGTTCATCCACGTTCCTGGCGCTGGACATTAA
- the comGC gene encoding competence type IV pilus major pilin ComGC: MRYLKNQRGFTLIEMLIVMLIITVLIAIAIPNVTKQSSAVDEKGCKAFVQMVQGQVESYRMDFKAVPTIGNLESEGYLKNGETDCPNGDLITISAEGVVTSAKP; encoded by the coding sequence ATGCGTTACTTAAAAAATCAAAGAGGATTTACATTAATTGAAATGTTAATCGTAATGTTAATTATTACTGTGCTTATAGCCATTGCGATTCCGAACGTTACGAAACAATCGTCTGCTGTTGATGAAAAAGGATGTAAAGCTTTTGTGCAAATGGTTCAAGGTCAAGTAGAGTCTTATCGAATGGATTTTAAAGCGGTTCCAACTATAGGTAACCTTGAAAGTGAAGGATATCTAAAAAATGGAGAAACGGATTGCCCGAATGGAGACTTGATCACCATTTCAGCTGAAGGCGTGGTAACTTCTGCCAAACCTTAA
- a CDS encoding shikimate kinase, whose product MNRIYLIGFMGCGKSAVGRRLSFLLKLPFYDMDKEIVRQTGKTIPEIFEQYGERYFRDLETQFLQNFKNDFCIISTGGGVTMRKENQKIMRNTGLVMFLDAPFREIWRRIHRDPNRPIVRQSTRDEIEALHKSRYRDYKQTAHITIRTEFRTLRQITQYAAFQVNRLKGE is encoded by the coding sequence ATGAATAGAATATATTTGATTGGATTCATGGGCTGCGGAAAAAGCGCAGTCGGCAGAAGACTAAGCTTTCTGTTAAAACTGCCCTTCTATGACATGGACAAAGAAATTGTTCGACAGACAGGGAAAACGATCCCTGAAATTTTTGAACAGTATGGCGAACGATATTTTAGGGATCTCGAAACACAGTTTTTGCAAAATTTTAAAAACGATTTTTGCATCATTTCTACTGGAGGTGGTGTGACGATGCGGAAAGAAAACCAAAAAATCATGAGAAATACAGGATTGGTAATGTTTTTAGATGCGCCTTTTCGGGAAATTTGGCGTCGCATTCATCGAGATCCGAATCGACCGATTGTGCGACAATCGACACGCGATGAAATAGAAGCGTTGCATAAATCGCGTTATCGGGATTATAAACAAACGGCTCATATTACAATACGAACGGAATTTCGGACCTTGCGACAAATTACACAATATGCTGCTTTTCAAGTAAATAGACTAAAAGGCGAATGA
- the gcvT gene encoding glycine cleavage system aminomethyltransferase GcvT: MTQLKRTPLFETYSKYGGKTIDFGGWELPVQFSSIKEEHEAVRTKAGLFDVSHMGEIFVTGADSLTYLQHLVTNDVSKIQDGQAQYTAMCYEDGGTVDDLLIYKLADEHYLLVVNASNIEKDVEWMEQTKKGDVTIDNASDRYGLLALQGPLAETILQRLTDEELTTIKPFRFKENVKIANQTVILSRTGYTGENGFEIYAAPESLVSLWETILAEGEAEGLVPVGLGARDTLRFEACLALYGQELSKDITPLEAGINFVVKLKKEQDFSGKKALATQKEAGVPRKLIGIEMVDKGIPRFGYPVYAGDQKIGEVTTGTQSPTLKKNIGLALVSSEHTELGLELEVEIRGKRLKARTIETPFYKRSN, from the coding sequence TTGACACAGTTAAAGCGTACACCTCTGTTTGAAACGTATTCAAAATATGGTGGTAAAACCATTGATTTTGGCGGTTGGGAATTGCCTGTGCAATTTTCGAGTATTAAAGAAGAGCATGAAGCAGTTCGAACAAAAGCGGGTCTTTTTGATGTATCACATATGGGAGAAATTTTTGTCACAGGTGCAGATAGCTTAACGTACCTCCAACACCTCGTCACGAATGATGTGTCCAAAATTCAAGATGGTCAAGCGCAATATACAGCAATGTGTTACGAAGACGGTGGAACCGTTGATGATTTATTGATTTATAAATTAGCAGATGAGCATTACTTATTAGTAGTAAATGCTTCTAATATTGAAAAAGACGTTGAATGGATGGAACAAACAAAAAAGGGCGATGTGACAATAGATAATGCCTCTGATCGTTACGGCTTGTTAGCGTTGCAAGGCCCATTAGCTGAAACTATACTTCAGCGATTAACAGACGAAGAGTTAACAACCATTAAACCTTTCCGTTTTAAAGAAAATGTGAAAATAGCAAACCAAACAGTGATTTTATCTCGTACAGGTTATACAGGAGAAAATGGTTTTGAAATTTATGCCGCTCCTGAATCGTTAGTGAGTTTGTGGGAAACTATTTTAGCTGAAGGTGAAGCTGAAGGGCTAGTTCCTGTTGGTTTAGGTGCTCGTGACACATTGCGCTTTGAAGCCTGTCTTGCGTTATATGGCCAGGAATTGTCCAAAGACATTACCCCACTAGAGGCAGGTATTAACTTTGTGGTAAAACTAAAAAAAGAACAAGATTTTAGTGGCAAAAAAGCCTTAGCTACTCAAAAAGAAGCGGGTGTGCCGCGTAAGTTAATAGGCATTGAAATGGTGGATAAAGGAATTCCACGTTTTGGCTATCCAGTATATGCAGGAGACCAAAAAATTGGTGAAGTGACAACAGGTACGCAATCGCCAACACTTAAGAAAAATATCGGATTAGCGTTAGTTTCAAGTGAGCACACTGAATTGGGTCTTGAATTAGAAGTTGAAATTCGTGGCAAACGATTAAAAGCGAGAACAATAGAAACACCATTTTACAAACGATCAAACTAA
- a CDS encoding rhodanese-like domain-containing protein — protein sequence MEFLYITIAILLAILIYAVITYFRMKKAVTNLTQEQFIEGYRKAQLIDVREPKDFAAGHILGARNIPQTQLRQRYKEIRQDKPVYLYDQNGARSGRVAIFLKKKGYKQLFQLQGGFKQWTGKIKAKN from the coding sequence TTGGAGTTTTTATACATTACGATCGCAATACTGTTAGCAATCCTCATTTATGCGGTAATTACTTATTTCCGCATGAAAAAAGCTGTCACGAACTTGACACAAGAACAATTTATCGAAGGTTATCGCAAAGCTCAATTAATTGATGTCCGCGAGCCGAAAGATTTTGCGGCAGGTCACATTTTAGGAGCCCGCAATATTCCTCAAACACAATTGCGTCAGCGTTATAAAGAAATCCGTCAAGACAAGCCGGTTTATTTATACGACCAAAACGGAGCACGTAGTGGCCGTGTTGCAATTTTCTTGAAGAAAAAAGGCTATAAACAATTGTTCCAACTGCAAGGCGGGTTTAAACAATGGACCGGAAAAATTAAAGCTAAAAATTAA
- the gcvPA gene encoding aminomethyl-transferring glycine dehydrogenase subunit GcvPA: MKHRYLPMTVQDKQEMLETIGIESIDELFADIPEKVRFKGEYNIKPAKSESSLTKELAQLAAKNADTNRYASFLGAGVYDHYKPIIVDHVISRSEFYTAYTPYQPEISQGELQAIFEFQTMISELTGMDIANSSMYDGGTALAEAGMLAAGHTKRKKILVSRAVHPESRDVVRTYALGQSIDVIEIPLKDGHTDLNALKEMMDDDVATVMIQYPNFFGQVENLKEIEPIVHGSGALLSVSSNPLALGALTAPGQLGADITVGDAQPFGIPEAYGGPHCGYFAVTKKLMRKVPGRLVGETTDDEGRRGFVLTLQAREQHIRRDKATSNICSNQALNALAASVAMTALGKVGTQEIAKQNIVKTHYMKQQMEKAGFEIVFKGAHFNEFVIKTKESVKQLNDHLFEQDIIGGYDLGLSYDEFQNHMLIAVTEQRTKEEIDIFVQEIAAKVQKVGATHA, translated from the coding sequence ATGAAACATCGCTATTTACCAATGACCGTACAAGACAAACAAGAAATGTTGGAAACAATCGGTATCGAATCTATAGATGAATTGTTTGCAGACATTCCAGAAAAAGTCCGTTTTAAAGGCGAATACAATATCAAACCGGCTAAATCTGAGTCTTCACTGACCAAAGAATTGGCACAGCTTGCTGCTAAAAACGCCGACACTAATCGTTATGCTTCATTCCTTGGAGCGGGTGTATACGATCATTACAAGCCAATTATTGTTGATCATGTAATTTCACGTTCTGAGTTTTACACAGCCTACACTCCTTACCAGCCAGAAATTTCACAAGGTGAATTGCAAGCAATTTTTGAATTCCAAACAATGATTAGTGAATTGACAGGCATGGATATTGCTAACTCTTCTATGTATGACGGCGGTACAGCACTTGCTGAAGCAGGGATGCTTGCTGCGGGACACACAAAACGTAAGAAAATACTTGTATCTCGTGCAGTTCATCCAGAATCACGTGACGTTGTGCGCACATATGCACTTGGCCAGTCGATTGATGTAATAGAAATCCCATTAAAAGACGGGCATACTGACTTGAACGCATTAAAAGAAATGATGGACGATGACGTTGCGACAGTAATGATTCAATATCCAAATTTTTTCGGTCAAGTTGAAAACTTAAAAGAAATTGAACCAATCGTACATGGATCAGGCGCATTGTTATCAGTTTCTTCAAATCCATTAGCACTTGGTGCATTAACTGCCCCAGGTCAACTAGGTGCAGATATTACGGTGGGGGATGCACAGCCTTTCGGCATTCCAGAAGCATACGGTGGACCGCATTGTGGTTATTTTGCAGTAACGAAAAAATTAATGCGCAAAGTTCCAGGTCGTCTTGTTGGAGAAACAACAGATGATGAAGGCCGTCGCGGATTCGTGTTGACGTTGCAAGCTCGTGAACAGCATATTCGTCGCGATAAAGCGACGTCTAATATCTGTTCGAACCAAGCGTTGAACGCATTAGCGGCTTCAGTTGCGATGACAGCTCTCGGCAAAGTAGGAACACAAGAAATTGCAAAACAAAATATCGTTAAAACACATTATATGAAACAACAAATGGAAAAAGCCGGATTCGAAATTGTCTTTAAAGGCGCTCACTTTAATGAATTCGTTATAAAGACCAAAGAATCGGTCAAGCAATTAAACGATCATTTGTTTGAACAAGACATAATCGGCGGATATGATCTGGGATTGAGCTACGACGAATTCCAAAACCATATGCTAATTGCAGTTACTGAACAGCGAACAAAAGAAGAAATCGATATATTTGTGCAAGAAATTGCTGCAAAAGTACAGAAAGTAGGTGCTACTCATGCATAA